One Kitasatospora sp. NBC_01266 genomic window carries:
- a CDS encoding LysR family transcriptional regulator: MNDLAVRELRILVAVERARSFTAAAQALGLTQSAVSHAVNSCERKIGAVLFDRGRHGARPTPAGERAAAHSRRILRLLDALPDEARGASTKVLTGPLRIAAFRSAAVQLLPTALTRLAAAHPGLAPEVRIVPEVGRGTAGEVLDGRADLGIATLSGSFELPAGAVAGELFQEEYSLVHPSGSTDPRALPLIDWAENCSSYTRAWWQAQDWLPAARLDAGEDSVVLSMVARGMGMAIMPRLALLDAPASVTVTDLGTDRPTRTVGYVTTPELARTLGVRALIRELRAVAAVGGPA, translated from the coding sequence GTGAACGATCTCGCCGTCCGCGAGCTGCGGATCCTGGTCGCCGTCGAGCGGGCGCGCAGCTTCACCGCCGCCGCCCAGGCGCTGGGCCTGACCCAGTCCGCCGTCTCACACGCCGTCAACTCCTGCGAGCGCAAGATCGGCGCCGTCCTGTTCGACCGCGGTCGGCACGGCGCCCGCCCCACCCCCGCCGGTGAGCGGGCGGCGGCCCACTCCCGCCGGATCCTGCGGCTGCTGGACGCGCTGCCCGACGAGGCACGCGGCGCGAGCACCAAGGTGCTCACCGGTCCGCTGCGGATCGCCGCCTTCCGCAGCGCCGCCGTCCAGCTGCTGCCCACCGCGCTGACCCGGCTGGCCGCCGCCCACCCGGGCCTGGCCCCCGAGGTGCGGATCGTCCCCGAGGTCGGGCGCGGCACCGCCGGCGAGGTCCTGGACGGCCGCGCCGACCTCGGCATCGCCACCCTGAGCGGCAGCTTCGAGCTGCCGGCCGGCGCGGTGGCGGGGGAGCTGTTCCAGGAGGAGTACTCGCTGGTCCACCCGTCCGGGAGCACCGACCCGCGCGCGCTGCCGCTGATCGACTGGGCCGAGAACTGCTCCTCCTACACCCGGGCATGGTGGCAGGCGCAGGACTGGCTGCCCGCTGCCCGGCTCGATGCCGGTGAGGACAGCGTGGTGCTCTCGATGGTCGCGCGCGGGATGGGCATGGCGATCATGCCGCGGCTCGCCCTGCTGGACGCGCCCGCCAGCGTCACGGTCACCGACCTCGGGACCGACCGGCCGACCCGGACGGTCGGCTACGTGACCACCCCCGAGCTGGCCCGCACCCTGGGGGTCCGGGCGCTGATCCGCGAACTGCGCGCGGTGGCGGCCGTCGGCGGCCCGGCCTGA
- a CDS encoding pentapeptide repeat-containing protein → MTVPEPTATALTGDCANCFGLCCVALPFTASADFAITKDAGKPCRNLDTEFRCGIHTRLRQQGFGGCTVYDCFGAGQQVSQVTYGGTSWRQAPQTAREMFEVFPVVRQLHELLRYLGEALRLAPTADLRALLAETEALAAGTPAELLALDVAAHRGRVNTLLLETSERVRAAVPGKKRDRRGADLIGARLAGSSLRGADLRGAYLIAADLSRADLRSADLIGADLRDAKLHGADLTDAFFLTQPQLNAAKGDAATKLPTGLTRPPHW, encoded by the coding sequence ATCACCGTGCCCGAGCCCACCGCCACCGCTCTGACCGGCGACTGCGCCAACTGCTTCGGCCTGTGCTGCGTGGCGCTGCCCTTCACGGCCTCGGCGGACTTCGCGATCACCAAGGACGCCGGCAAGCCCTGCCGCAACCTGGACACCGAGTTCCGCTGCGGCATCCACACGCGGCTGCGGCAGCAGGGGTTCGGCGGCTGCACGGTCTACGACTGCTTCGGCGCCGGTCAGCAGGTCTCCCAGGTCACCTACGGCGGGACCAGCTGGCGGCAGGCGCCGCAGACGGCGCGCGAGATGTTCGAGGTCTTCCCGGTGGTGCGGCAGCTGCACGAGCTGCTCCGGTACCTGGGCGAAGCCCTGCGGCTGGCGCCGACGGCCGACTTGCGCGCGCTGCTCGCCGAGACCGAGGCGCTCGCCGCCGGCACCCCCGCCGAGCTGCTCGCCCTGGATGTCGCCGCCCACCGCGGGCGGGTCAACACCCTGCTGCTGGAGACCAGCGAACGCGTCCGCGCCGCCGTCCCGGGCAAGAAGCGCGACCGCCGCGGCGCCGACCTGATCGGCGCCAGGCTGGCCGGCAGCTCGCTGCGCGGCGCGGACCTGCGCGGCGCCTACCTGATCGCCGCCGATCTCAGCCGCGCCGACCTGCGCAGCGCCGACCTGATCGGCGCGGACCTGCGCGACGCCAAGCTGCACGGCGCCGACCTCACCGACGCCTTCTTCCTCACCCAGCCCCAGCTGAACGCCGCCAAGGGCGACGCCGCCACCAAGCTCCCCACCGGCCTGACCCGCCCGCCCCACTGGTGA
- a CDS encoding DUF4132 domain-containing protein codes for MLWLRLFLLGTEFPRLQEPRRHPPLRPRSLGRALIRAGRADVGAYRRTGVEAAPRSAELLDTLPAATRREIAKALQRERTGLLTGDYEWAATVALREARCDWSAEEVHQLFGWALTGVDPVRPTAPWSTTAESCLELPLAACEELAPADREPFRPYLRTLLAACSGCRGGFEDPERLTFATRLRALLPTRVDPAQLLAQDDPFAVAARCQLGAALYEEPALRLLELCASSTDLRPSYEWLGRVRELIQLEPAVRQPLRALLAAGCGDPTDCPARERHEGPPSPRGGKLLGALAWVAVVSEDTRTIQHLGRAVNRHARRSMDELQPGAAHFVRAGLAALAALAGEPGAGQHRRLLAAPAPTAARQAREELAALRDLPAGADLGGLTVPVGPYTAVFSYEATGTVRLCFRNEHGKLLNRVPSQVRERHPARYAVLRARLAELRGQLDVYRGALAERLATDPGTPAARWRAAFLAEPGLASLTAALVWEIDTLSGPVRGLPVHRARSEHWVLRDLAGQVHELTDDTVVRLWNPRLGDPAQAEAWRAALAERGLRQPVPQF; via the coding sequence ATGCTCTGGCTACGTCTGTTCCTGCTCGGCACCGAGTTCCCGCGGCTCCAGGAGCCCCGGCGGCACCCGCCGCTGCGACCGCGGTCGCTCGGCCGGGCGCTGATCCGGGCCGGGCGGGCCGACGTCGGCGCGTACCGGCGCACCGGAGTCGAGGCGGCGCCCCGGAGTGCCGAACTGCTCGACACGCTCCCGGCGGCCACCCGCCGCGAGATCGCCAAGGCGCTGCAGCGCGAGCGGACCGGCCTGCTGACCGGGGACTACGAGTGGGCGGCCACCGTCGCGCTGCGCGAGGCCCGCTGCGACTGGTCCGCCGAGGAGGTCCACCAGCTCTTCGGCTGGGCGCTGACCGGCGTCGACCCGGTGCGCCCGACCGCCCCCTGGTCGACCACCGCCGAAAGCTGCCTGGAGCTGCCGCTGGCCGCCTGCGAGGAGCTGGCCCCGGCCGACCGCGAGCCGTTCCGCCCCTACCTGCGCACCCTGCTGGCGGCGTGCTCCGGCTGCCGCGGCGGCTTCGAGGATCCGGAGCGGCTGACCTTCGCCACCCGGCTGCGGGCCCTGCTGCCCACCCGCGTCGACCCCGCTCAACTGCTGGCGCAGGACGACCCGTTCGCCGTCGCGGCGCGCTGCCAGCTGGGCGCCGCGCTCTACGAGGAGCCCGCACTGCGCCTGCTGGAGCTCTGCGCGAGCTCGACGGACCTTCGGCCGAGCTACGAATGGCTCGGCCGGGTCCGGGAGTTGATCCAGCTGGAGCCGGCCGTCCGGCAGCCGCTGCGGGCCCTGCTGGCCGCCGGCTGCGGGGACCCGACCGACTGCCCGGCACGGGAGCGGCACGAGGGCCCGCCGAGCCCGCGCGGCGGGAAGCTGCTCGGCGCGCTGGCCTGGGTCGCGGTGGTCAGCGAGGACACCAGGACGATCCAGCACCTGGGCCGGGCAGTGAACCGGCACGCGCGCCGGAGCATGGACGAACTCCAGCCGGGCGCCGCCCACTTCGTCCGCGCCGGGCTGGCCGCCCTGGCGGCACTGGCCGGCGAACCGGGCGCCGGCCAGCACCGCCGCCTGCTGGCGGCGCCCGCACCGACCGCCGCCCGCCAGGCCCGCGAGGAGCTGGCCGCGCTGCGCGACCTGCCCGCCGGCGCCGACCTGGGCGGACTCACCGTGCCGGTCGGCCCGTACACCGCGGTCTTCAGCTACGAGGCGACCGGCACGGTGCGGCTGTGCTTCCGCAACGAGCACGGGAAGCTGCTGAACCGGGTGCCCTCCCAGGTCCGCGAGCGGCACCCGGCCCGGTACGCCGTGCTGCGCGCCCGGCTCGCCGAACTGCGCGGGCAACTGGACGTCTACCGCGGCGCGTTGGCCGAGCGCCTGGCCACCGATCCCGGCACCCCGGCCGCCCGCTGGCGCGCCGCCTTCCTGGCCGAGCCGGGCCTCGCCTCGCTCACCGCCGCGCTGGTCTGGGAAATCGACACGCTGTCAGGCCCGGTGCGGGGGCTGCCGGTGCACCGCGCCAGGTCCGAGCACTGGGTGCTGCGGGACCTGGCGGGCCAGGTGCACGAGCTGACCGACGACACCGTGGTCCGGCTGTGGAACCCGCGCCTGGGCGACCCCGCGCAGGCCGAGGCCTGGCGGGCGGCGCTGGCCGAGCGCGGGCTGCGGCAACCGGTGCCGCAGTTCTAG
- a CDS encoding glycosyl hydrolase family 18 protein, whose product MPERATATRQIERTRPARRPFHKATVLATATALIAGAAGLATLAGGSASAASVNLLTNGDFETGTLAGWTCSSGLGSITSTAPHGGSYALAGAASAADTAQCSQTVTVTPNTAYDFSGWLKGGYAYLGVTGTGTTDTSTWTSSAGWANLNTAFTTGASTTSVTVWVHGWYGQGTYYADDLALTGPAGGTTSASPTQSGSPTQSASPTQSSSPTQSASPTQSASPTQSASPTQSASPTQSSSPTQSASPTASPSSGTAPGGDGLVSTPAGVSAAVRNNTVTLNWSASTDGGQNGNVPAYYVYSGGNLVATSMGTSVTVSSLLPNTAYTFTVQGYDTAGHASAQSAPVSATTGALPTGAVKSAYFSQWGIYGNQYYPSSVAASGAASGLNVMTYAFENIDPTNQTCFETVKAADTNDSDPNAGDGAGDAFADYQKSYTSANSVDGGNDAWSQPIKGNFNQLRELKAKYPNLRFTLSIGGWTYSKFFSDVAATDASRKKFVSSCIDMFIKGNLPTGVSGDASGGQGSAAGIFDGIDIDWEYPASTGGHTGNHTSPADTANYTALLAEFRNELDAYGNSIGKHFLLTAALPSGQDKIANVQTDQIGKYLDYGNIMSYDMHGAWDATGPTNLQDPLYNSPNDPSTPIAPGTEKYTVDNAVNAFLHGDPAYGIPGGFPAAKLVLGVPFYFRGWTGVPAGGNNGLYQSATGPSAAQSTSQSAGVAFWKELVATGKTGAANVHWDPTTQSSWIYDGTNFFTGDTPQAIAARGAYATSKGLGGIFAYSLEADDPSGTLINAMTGSMK is encoded by the coding sequence ATGCCCGAACGCGCTACCGCCACGCGGCAGATCGAGCGGACCCGACCCGCTCGACGGCCCTTCCACAAGGCGACCGTCCTCGCCACCGCCACCGCGCTGATCGCCGGTGCGGCCGGCCTCGCGACCCTGGCCGGCGGCTCGGCCTCCGCCGCGAGCGTCAACCTGCTCACCAACGGCGACTTCGAGACCGGCACGCTGGCCGGCTGGACCTGTTCCAGCGGGCTCGGCAGCATCACCAGCACCGCCCCGCACGGCGGCAGCTACGCGCTGGCGGGCGCCGCCTCCGCCGCCGACACCGCGCAGTGCTCGCAGACCGTGACGGTCACGCCGAACACCGCGTACGACTTCTCCGGCTGGCTCAAGGGCGGTTACGCCTACCTCGGGGTCACCGGCACCGGCACCACCGACACCAGCACCTGGACCTCCAGCGCCGGCTGGGCCAACCTCAACACCGCCTTCACCACCGGTGCTTCGACCACCTCGGTGACGGTCTGGGTGCACGGCTGGTACGGGCAGGGCACCTACTACGCGGACGACCTGGCGCTGACCGGGCCGGCCGGCGGGACCACCAGCGCCTCGCCGACGCAGAGCGGCTCGCCCACCCAGAGCGCCTCGCCGACCCAGAGCAGCTCGCCGACCCAGAGCGCCAGCCCCACCCAGAGCGCGTCCCCGACGCAGAGCGCCTCGCCGACCCAGAGCGCGTCCCCGACGCAGAGCAGCTCGCCCACCCAGAGCGCCTCGCCCACCGCCTCCCCGAGCAGCGGCACCGCGCCGGGCGGCGACGGCCTGGTCAGCACCCCCGCCGGGGTGAGCGCCGCGGTGCGCAACAACACCGTCACGCTGAACTGGAGCGCCTCCACCGACGGCGGCCAGAACGGCAACGTCCCGGCGTACTACGTCTATTCGGGCGGCAACCTGGTCGCCACCTCGATGGGCACCTCGGTCACCGTCAGCTCGCTGCTGCCGAACACCGCCTACACCTTCACCGTCCAGGGCTACGACACGGCCGGCCACGCCAGCGCCCAGTCCGCCCCGGTCTCCGCGACCACCGGCGCGCTGCCCACCGGTGCGGTGAAGTCGGCCTACTTCTCGCAGTGGGGCATCTACGGCAACCAGTACTACCCGAGCAGCGTGGCGGCCAGCGGCGCGGCCTCGGGCCTGAACGTGATGACCTACGCGTTCGAGAACATCGACCCGACCAACCAGACCTGCTTCGAGACCGTCAAGGCCGCCGACACCAACGACAGCGACCCGAACGCGGGTGACGGCGCGGGCGACGCCTTCGCGGACTACCAGAAGTCGTACACCTCGGCGAACAGCGTCGACGGCGGCAACGACGCCTGGAGCCAGCCGATCAAGGGCAACTTCAACCAGCTGCGCGAGCTGAAGGCGAAGTACCCGAACCTGCGCTTCACCCTCTCGATCGGCGGCTGGACCTACTCCAAGTTCTTCTCCGACGTGGCCGCCACCGACGCCTCGCGGAAGAAGTTCGTCTCCTCCTGCATCGACATGTTCATCAAGGGCAACCTGCCCACCGGTGTCTCCGGTGACGCCTCGGGCGGGCAGGGCTCGGCGGCGGGCATCTTCGACGGCATCGACATCGACTGGGAGTACCCGGCCTCGACCGGTGGTCACACCGGCAACCACACCTCGCCTGCCGACACCGCCAACTACACGGCGCTGCTGGCCGAGTTCCGCAACGAGCTGGACGCCTACGGCAACAGCATCGGCAAGCACTTCCTGCTGACCGCCGCGCTGCCCAGCGGCCAGGACAAGATCGCCAACGTCCAGACCGACCAGATCGGCAAGTACCTGGACTACGGCAACATCATGAGCTACGACATGCACGGTGCCTGGGACGCGACCGGTCCCACCAACCTTCAGGACCCGCTGTACAACAGCCCGAACGACCCGAGCACCCCGATCGCGCCCGGCACCGAGAAGTACACCGTCGACAACGCGGTCAACGCCTTCCTGCACGGCGACCCGGCGTACGGGATCCCGGGCGGTTTCCCGGCCGCCAAGCTGGTGCTGGGTGTGCCGTTCTACTTCCGCGGCTGGACCGGCGTCCCGGCCGGCGGCAACAACGGCCTCTACCAGAGCGCCACCGGCCCGTCCGCGGCGCAGAGCACCAGCCAGTCGGCCGGCGTGGCGTTCTGGAAGGAACTGGTGGCCACCGGCAAGACCGGTGCCGCCAACGTCCACTGGGACCCGACCACGCAGAGCTCGTGGATCTACGACGGCACCAACTTCTTCACCGGTGACACCCCGCAGGCCATCGCGGCCCGCGGTGCGTACGCCACCAGCAAGGGGCTCGGCGGGATCTTCGCCTACTCGCTGGAGGCCGACGACCCGTCGGGCACCCTGATCAACGCGATGACCGGCAGCATGAAGTAA
- a CDS encoding CoA transferase, with product MTVHHDAATAHAWSALGGAPQLSAGVAYQPAPGVLPSRLAVRELARATVGVCSLAAAELLAVRTGAAVPDVLVDEAAVASAFVSERLLRIDGRALTSFAPLSGFWRTADGWVRTHANYPHHRERLLAALGTTPERFAAELAGRAAVEVQETAYAAGALAVAVGEAERTDHQLVERTERGQSRRRLAPAALPAAGVRVLDLTRVIAGPVATRTLALLGADVLRVDSPRLPESEDAHADTGFGKRSVRLDLDRPADLATLRELIATADVLVTGYRPGALDHYGLTPAELPPGLIVAQLCAWGWQGPWAGRRGFDSLVQARCGIAMLEADQDGHPGALPAQALDHGTGYLLAAGVLRALTERERGGAGTLLRFSLAATAQWLLGLPAGEGGEADTPVPRLAETPSPYGLLRHARPPIGYPGAPTRWASGPTRWGTDQPAWTTGS from the coding sequence ATGACAGTTCATCACGACGCCGCCACCGCCCACGCCTGGTCCGCGCTCGGCGGGGCGCCGCAGCTCTCGGCGGGTGTGGCGTACCAGCCCGCGCCCGGGGTGCTGCCGAGCCGGCTGGCCGTGCGGGAGCTGGCCCGGGCGACGGTCGGGGTCTGCTCGCTGGCGGCGGCCGAGCTGCTGGCAGTGCGCACCGGCGCGGCTGTCCCGGACGTGCTGGTGGACGAGGCGGCGGTGGCCTCGGCGTTCGTCAGTGAGCGGCTGCTGCGGATCGACGGGCGGGCGCTGACCAGCTTCGCACCGCTCTCCGGCTTCTGGCGCACCGCCGACGGGTGGGTGCGCACGCACGCCAACTACCCGCATCACCGCGAGCGGTTGCTGGCGGCGCTCGGCACCACGCCCGAGCGGTTCGCCGCCGAGCTCGCGGGACGCGCGGCGGTGGAGGTGCAGGAGACGGCCTACGCCGCCGGCGCGCTGGCGGTGGCGGTCGGCGAAGCCGAGCGGACGGATCATCAGCTGGTCGAGCGCACGGAGCGCGGGCAGAGCCGGCGGCGGCTCGCCCCCGCCGCGCTGCCCGCCGCCGGGGTCCGGGTGCTCGACCTCACCCGGGTCATCGCCGGCCCCGTCGCCACCCGCACCCTCGCGCTGCTCGGGGCGGACGTGCTGCGCGTCGATTCGCCGCGCCTGCCGGAGAGCGAGGACGCGCACGCCGACACCGGTTTCGGCAAGCGGTCCGTCCGGCTCGACCTGGACCGCCCCGCCGACCTGGCAACCCTGCGCGAGCTGATCGCCACCGCCGACGTGCTGGTCACCGGCTACCGCCCCGGTGCGCTCGACCACTACGGGCTGACGCCCGCCGAGCTGCCGCCGGGACTGATCGTGGCGCAGCTCTGCGCCTGGGGTTGGCAAGGGCCGTGGGCGGGGCGCCGCGGGTTCGACAGCCTGGTGCAGGCCCGCTGCGGGATCGCGATGCTCGAGGCCGACCAGGACGGGCACCCCGGCGCGCTGCCGGCCCAGGCGCTGGACCACGGCACCGGGTACCTGCTGGCGGCGGGGGTGCTGCGGGCGCTGACCGAGCGCGAGCGCGGCGGCGCGGGCACGCTGCTGCGCTTCTCGCTCGCCGCCACCGCCCAGTGGCTGCTCGGGCTGCCGGCGGGGGAGGGCGGCGAGGCGGACACCCCCGTGCCCCGCCTTGCCGAGACCCCCTCCCCGTACGGCCTGCTCCGCCACGCCCGCCCGCCGATCGGCTACCCCGGCGCGCCCACCCGCTGGGCGAGCGGCCCCACCCGCTGGGGCACCGATCAGCCCGCCTGGACC